The Halococcus sediminicola genome has a segment encoding these proteins:
- a CDS encoding class 1 fructose-bisphosphatase — translation MDTIDAVFAVLAETAPEIREGLVGRREYQEGENPSGEEQLAADVHADQLLEERLLAVDGVGSYASEEREEIVGDGSGLSVAVDPLDGSSNIKPNNTMGTIVGIYDAALPAGGHDLVGAAYTLYGPITTMMTAVDDTVTESVVEDGERHTVTEDVTLPDDPTVYGFGGRVPDWPDGFTDYAREIESDSSLKLRYGGAMIGDVNQVLTYGGVFAYPALESAPEGKLRLQFEGNPIGYIVESAGGRSSDGNRSLLAVDPDGLHGRVPVYVGNTGLIDRLETALDE, via the coding sequence ATGGACACCATCGACGCGGTCTTCGCGGTGCTCGCGGAGACGGCCCCCGAAATTCGGGAGGGACTCGTCGGCCGGCGCGAATACCAGGAGGGCGAGAACCCGAGCGGCGAGGAACAGCTCGCGGCGGACGTCCACGCCGACCAACTGCTCGAAGAACGCCTGCTCGCGGTCGACGGCGTCGGCAGCTACGCGAGCGAGGAACGCGAGGAGATCGTCGGCGACGGCTCTGGATTGTCGGTCGCGGTCGACCCGCTCGACGGTTCATCGAACATCAAGCCGAACAACACGATGGGCACCATCGTGGGGATCTACGACGCCGCGCTCCCGGCCGGCGGGCACGACCTCGTTGGGGCAGCCTACACGCTCTACGGGCCGATCACGACGATGATGACCGCCGTCGATGACACCGTGACCGAATCCGTCGTCGAGGACGGCGAGCGCCACACGGTGACCGAGGACGTAACGCTCCCCGACGACCCGACGGTATACGGCTTCGGCGGGCGTGTACCCGACTGGCCCGACGGGTTCACCGACTACGCCCGCGAGATCGAATCCGATTCGTCGCTCAAACTCCGCTACGGCGGCGCGATGATCGGTGACGTGAATCAGGTGCTCACCTACGGCGGTGTCTTCGCCTATCCAGCGCTCGAATCCGCTCCCGAGGGCAAGCTCCGCCTCCAGTTCGAGGGCAACCCGATCGGGTACATCGTCGAGTCGGCCGGCGGACGCTCCTCGGATGGGAATAGGTCACTGCTCGCCGTCGACCCCGACGGACTTCACGGACGGGTGCCGGTCTACGTCGGGAACACAGGGTTGATCGACCGATTGGAAACGGCGCTCGACGAGTAG
- a CDS encoding class I SAM-dependent methyltransferase, with protein sequence MTARKHAIRRAYDDVSADYHAQRSEEPAAVAHIDDLAKRLPTDARVLDAGCGSGVPGAKRLVETHEVIGVDFSIEQVRRARENVPRARSVQGDMSSLPFATNTFGGLCALFSLLHVPLDEHPRVAAEFSRVLRPGGMALLTVGNEEWKGNNPNWLDTGVEMRWSFPDTETSVRHLTEVGFEVLERDTVDDEFGGSFPFLLVEKEEG encoded by the coding sequence ATGACGGCGCGAAAACACGCCATCAGGCGGGCGTACGACGACGTCTCCGCGGACTATCACGCACAGCGCTCCGAGGAACCAGCGGCAGTCGCCCACATCGACGACCTTGCGAAGCGCCTCCCTACCGATGCGCGCGTGCTCGACGCCGGCTGTGGGAGCGGCGTTCCCGGGGCGAAACGACTAGTCGAGACACACGAGGTGATCGGTGTCGATTTTTCGATCGAGCAGGTCCGTCGCGCCCGCGAGAACGTCCCACGAGCACGATCCGTACAGGGGGACATGAGTTCGCTTCCGTTCGCCACGAACACCTTCGGTGGACTCTGTGCGCTCTTTTCGCTGCTTCACGTCCCGTTGGACGAGCACCCACGCGTTGCGGCGGAGTTCTCTCGTGTGCTTCGGCCCGGTGGGATGGCGTTGCTCACCGTTGGTAACGAAGAGTGGAAAGGCAACAACCCGAACTGGCTCGACACCGGCGTCGAGATGCGCTGGAGCTTTCCCGATACCGAGACGAGCGTTCGCCACCTCACGGAGGTGGGTTTCGAGGTGCTCGAACGTGACACCGTCGATGACGAGTTCGGTGGCTCGTTTCCGTTCCTCCTCGTGGAAAAAGAGGAGGGCTAA
- a CDS encoding acyl-CoA carboxylase subunit beta — translation MQIRIGEGASEEEAHVIGSALAEHTGEEIEVYVGGDDAPAATAEPPEDAEPSAADQPTESPGSETELGPTEREELLREEITDIEQGGPEKYKDRLSEQGKLFVRDRLDLWFDDGFAFEDGKFANFDSDDRLPADGLLTGAAEFEGRTLHAMANDFTVKAGSMAGKGVEKFLRMQQRALKTGRPVLYLMDSSGGRIDQQTGFFANREGIGKYYYNHSMLSGRVPQICVLYGPCIAGAAYTPVFADFTVMVEGMSAMAIASPRMVKMVTGEEIDLQDLGGPQVHAAESGSADLVAEDEEHARELVAQLVTYLPDNADEKPPRADSRPPSRSPAGIDSVVPERPNRGYDMHDLIERVADQGSVLELREQYGPEIVTAFSRIDGRPVGIVANQPAHRAGAIFPDAAEKAAEFIWTCDAYNIPLLYLCDTPGFMAGSGVEKEGILEQGKKMIYATSSATVPKQCVVVRKAYGAGIYAMSGPAYDPESTLALPSGEIAIMGPEAAINAVYRNRLDDIADDDERAAREAELREEYREDIDAHRMASEVVIDDIVPPSELRDELAARFEFYEDIEKSLPDKKHGTIL, via the coding sequence ATGCAAATCCGTATCGGCGAGGGGGCGAGCGAGGAGGAGGCCCACGTCATCGGGAGCGCGCTCGCGGAACACACTGGCGAGGAGATCGAGGTGTACGTCGGCGGCGACGACGCGCCCGCGGCGACCGCCGAACCACCGGAAGACGCCGAACCGTCCGCGGCGGACCAGCCAACCGAGTCGCCGGGGTCGGAGACCGAACTCGGACCGACCGAGCGCGAGGAGTTGCTCCGCGAGGAGATCACCGACATCGAGCAGGGCGGTCCCGAGAAGTACAAGGATCGCCTGAGCGAGCAGGGCAAACTGTTCGTCCGCGACCGCCTCGACCTCTGGTTCGACGACGGGTTCGCCTTCGAGGACGGCAAGTTCGCCAACTTCGACAGCGACGACCGGCTACCGGCCGATGGACTCCTGACTGGGGCCGCCGAGTTCGAGGGCCGCACGCTGCACGCGATGGCCAACGACTTCACGGTGAAGGCCGGATCGATGGCCGGCAAGGGCGTCGAGAAGTTCCTCCGCATGCAACAGCGCGCGCTCAAGACCGGCCGCCCGGTCCTCTATCTGATGGACTCGTCGGGTGGCAGAATCGACCAACAGACGGGCTTTTTCGCCAACCGCGAGGGCATCGGGAAATACTACTACAACCACTCGATGCTCTCGGGGCGCGTCCCGCAAATCTGCGTGCTCTACGGGCCCTGCATCGCTGGCGCGGCCTACACGCCTGTGTTCGCCGATTTCACCGTGATGGTCGAGGGAATGTCGGCGATGGCCATCGCCTCCCCGCGGATGGTGAAGATGGTGACCGGCGAGGAGATCGACCTCCAGGACCTCGGGGGACCACAGGTCCACGCCGCCGAATCCGGCAGTGCCGACCTCGTGGCCGAAGACGAAGAACACGCCCGCGAACTCGTTGCCCAACTCGTCACCTACCTCCCCGACAACGCCGACGAGAAACCTCCGCGAGCCGACTCGCGCCCGCCGTCGCGCTCGCCCGCCGGTATCGACTCGGTGGTGCCCGAGCGGCCGAACCGTGGCTACGACATGCACGACCTCATCGAGCGCGTCGCTGACCAAGGCTCGGTGCTCGAACTCCGCGAGCAGTACGGTCCCGAAATCGTCACGGCGTTCTCGCGGATCGACGGCCGACCGGTGGGCATCGTGGCGAACCAGCCGGCCCACCGAGCAGGAGCGATTTTCCCCGACGCCGCCGAGAAGGCCGCCGAGTTCATCTGGACCTGCGACGCATACAACATTCCACTCCTGTATCTCTGCGACACACCGGGATTTATGGCCGGTTCGGGGGTCGAAAAGGAGGGCATCCTCGAACAGGGCAAGAAGATGATCTACGCCACTTCCTCGGCGACAGTGCCAAAGCAGTGTGTCGTCGTCCGGAAGGCCTACGGCGCGGGTATCTACGCCATGTCCGGGCCGGCCTACGACCCCGAATCGACGCTCGCGCTCCCGTCAGGCGAGATCGCCATCATGGGTCCCGAGGCGGCCATCAACGCCGTCTATCGGAACCGGCTCGACGACATCGCAGACGACGACGAGCGCGCCGCACGCGAGGCCGAACTCCGCGAGGAGTACCGCGAGGACATCGACGCCCACCGGATGGCGAGCGAAGTCGTCATCGACGACATCGTGCCGCCGAGCGAACTGCGCGACGAACTCGCCGCTCGATTCGAGTTCTACGAGGACATCGAGAAATCGCTGCCCGACAAGAAACACGGCACGATACTCTGA
- a CDS encoding PaaI family thioesterase yields the protein MNETHFRKLERMYRRAPINEDEGTTLTVTEGAATLDVPISPESYHPLGAVHGAVYFKALDDAAFFAANSLVEGVFVLTTNFNLHLERPVSEGTIHAEGRVVNDNPNQLIAEAVARDDAGNELARGSGTFQKSSAELTADIGYE from the coding sequence GTGAACGAGACGCACTTTCGCAAACTGGAGCGGATGTATCGGCGCGCGCCCATCAACGAAGACGAGGGGACGACTCTCACCGTCACCGAGGGCGCGGCGACGCTCGACGTCCCCATCTCGCCGGAGAGCTACCATCCGCTCGGAGCGGTCCACGGCGCGGTGTACTTCAAGGCGCTCGACGACGCAGCCTTCTTCGCGGCCAATTCGCTGGTCGAGGGCGTCTTCGTGCTCACGACGAACTTCAACCTCCATCTCGAACGCCCGGTTTCGGAAGGCACGATCCACGCCGAGGGCCGGGTCGTCAACGACAATCCGAACCAGTTGATCGCCGAGGCGGTCGCCCGCGACGACGCAGGCAATGAACTCGCGCGTGGCTCGGGCACCTTCCAGAAGAGCAGCGCCGAACTCACCGCCGACATCGGCTACGAGTGA
- a CDS encoding cupin domain-containing protein produces MSHTKVNYDETETTYGMHFLRDPLDCEDHGVTVVDADPGWEGPEHEHDDEDHEEVYLLVDGEASMTVEGEELSLESGDAVRVAPGATRQVTNGDTESTFVITGAP; encoded by the coding sequence ATGTCACACACGAAGGTGAACTACGACGAGACCGAGACCACGTACGGCATGCACTTCCTCCGAGACCCGCTCGACTGCGAGGACCACGGCGTCACCGTCGTCGACGCCGACCCGGGCTGGGAGGGTCCAGAACACGAACACGACGACGAGGACCACGAGGAAGTGTATCTGCTCGTCGACGGCGAAGCCTCGATGACCGTCGAGGGCGAGGAGCTGTCGCTCGAAAGCGGTGACGCGGTCCGAGTTGCGCCCGGCGCGACCCGACAGGTCACGAATGGCGACACCGAGAGCACGTTCGTCATCACCGGCGCGCCGTAG
- a CDS encoding ribonuclease H-like domain-containing protein, giving the protein MRIENSFVPVRGVGEKTERRLWNEGITHWDDFEPSHVGRVQGENIDDYIERARDRLAANDSAFFDRAFPSGSRWRLYENFRENACFFDIETTGLDARHSEVTTVSFHRAGETTTLVRGEDLTRDAIARELDAADLLVSFNGKRFDVPFLERSFDLDIGHPHLDAMYPCRQLDLTGGLKPIERALGIERDRPDISGRDAVRLWHEYERGDRESLETLVAYNRADTVNLKSLLDTVTRRLHESVFVDGHGPR; this is encoded by the coding sequence GTGCGCATCGAGAACAGCTTCGTCCCCGTGCGCGGCGTCGGTGAGAAGACCGAACGCCGACTCTGGAACGAGGGCATCACTCACTGGGACGACTTCGAGCCGTCACACGTCGGACGGGTGCAGGGCGAGAACATCGACGACTACATCGAGCGCGCCCGCGACCGCCTCGCGGCGAACGACAGTGCCTTCTTCGACCGTGCCTTCCCGTCGGGCAGTCGCTGGCGGCTCTACGAGAACTTCCGGGAGAACGCCTGCTTTTTCGATATCGAGACCACGGGACTCGACGCCCGCCACAGCGAGGTCACGACCGTGAGTTTCCACCGTGCCGGCGAGACGACGACGCTCGTCCGCGGCGAGGACCTCACGCGCGACGCCATCGCGCGCGAACTCGACGCGGCCGACCTGCTGGTCTCCTTTAATGGCAAGCGCTTCGACGTGCCCTTCCTCGAACGCTCGTTCGACCTCGATATCGGCCACCCGCATCTCGACGCCATGTACCCCTGTCGCCAACTCGACCTGACGGGTGGGCTGAAGCCCATCGAACGGGCGCTCGGCATCGAGCGCGACCGGCCAGACATTTCCGGGCGGGACGCGGTCCGGCTCTGGCACGAGTACGAACGCGGCGACCGGGAATCGCTCGAAACGCTGGTCGCGTACAATCGTGCCGATACGGTGAACCTCAAATCGCTGCTGGACACCGTCACGCGCCGCCTTCACGAATCGGTGTTCGTCGACGGCCACGGGCCTCGATAA
- a CDS encoding PGF-CTERM sorting domain-containing protein, with translation MTQDTTYRSVGLAALVVLAAVIGSVAAAGTVAAQDAGENTSNESASEGDFYSPSDEEPLNVRFRDGAANTVESVAEGVLNLNIVYGAFDGPYDVEITTPGLSEEQIEDSTFDGEGYDTEDLDRTAIVGMDFSDVPAGEYEFTVSVVGGDAERTVPLEVTGEGDEGAMGNETNATTDTADNETAANETETTTTAANETETTNETTEQTTNATAANETTANETEMGNGTAETATPNGTAANGTAANGTAGNASIVATPAAAGASANYTVTIPVDEGSAGNLSAVSVDYTGSNATVSLGPSMVTAANVSGENVSGNVTSAGLGAAGESALISFDGTRTVEAGDTVTLTFGGITNPTEAGEYEVGMDVNPENGSGATNATLSITEATETTGTAATATTGGETAAGSETTAGGETAAGTDGGAGTNASGQGTEAGGPGFGIAVAVVALLGAALLATRRS, from the coding sequence TCGCCGCGCTGGTGGTGCTCGCCGCCGTCATCGGCAGCGTCGCCGCCGCGGGCACGGTCGCCGCACAGGACGCCGGCGAGAACACCTCCAACGAGAGCGCGAGCGAAGGGGACTTCTACAGTCCATCGGACGAAGAGCCGCTGAACGTCCGCTTCAGGGACGGCGCGGCGAACACCGTCGAGTCGGTCGCCGAGGGCGTGCTCAACCTCAACATCGTCTACGGGGCGTTCGACGGACCATACGACGTCGAGATCACTACGCCCGGTCTCAGTGAAGAACAGATCGAGGACAGCACCTTCGACGGCGAGGGATACGACACGGAGGACCTCGACCGGACGGCGATCGTCGGCATGGACTTCAGCGACGTGCCGGCCGGCGAGTACGAGTTCACCGTGAGCGTCGTCGGCGGCGACGCCGAGCGGACGGTCCCGCTCGAAGTCACCGGCGAGGGTGACGAAGGCGCGATGGGCAACGAAACGAACGCGACGACCGACACCGCCGACAACGAAACCGCCGCGAACGAGACGGAAACGACCACGACCGCCGCGAACGAGACGGAAACGACCAACGAGACCACCGAACAGACGACGAACGCGACCGCCGCGAACGAAACGACGGCCAACGAGACCGAGATGGGTAACGGCACGGCCGAGACCGCCACGCCGAACGGGACGGCGGCGAACGGGACGGCGGCGAACGGGACGGCCGGCAACGCTTCCATCGTGGCGACGCCCGCCGCTGCGGGCGCGAGCGCGAACTACACGGTCACGATCCCCGTCGACGAGGGATCGGCCGGCAATCTGAGCGCGGTTTCGGTCGACTACACCGGCTCGAACGCTACCGTCTCGCTCGGTCCGAGCATGGTCACCGCGGCGAACGTCTCCGGCGAGAACGTCTCCGGAAACGTCACCTCGGCCGGACTCGGTGCGGCGGGCGAAAGCGCACTCATCAGTTTCGACGGGACGCGAACGGTCGAGGCGGGCGACACCGTCACGCTCACCTTCGGTGGCATCACCAATCCCACCGAAGCGGGCGAGTACGAGGTCGGCATGGACGTCAACCCGGAGAACGGCTCCGGCGCGACCAACGCAACCCTCTCGATAACCGAAGCCACCGAGACGACCGGCACCGCCGCCACCGCGACGACCGGCGGCGAGACGGCGGCTGGTAGTGAGACGACGGCCGGCGGCGAAACCGCGGCCGGAACCGACGGCGGTGCGGGGACGAACGCGAGCGGACAGGGAACCGAGGCGGGCGGACCCGGCTTCGGCATCGCCGTCGCAGTCGTCGCACTGCTCGGCGCGGCGCTGCTCGCGACGCGACGCAGCTAA